GCCGCGGAGGAGGCCGGCCTGACGGTCGATCGCGACGGTTTCGAAGCCGTGATGCAGGAGCAACGCCGCCGTGCCCGGGCGGACTGGCAGGCGAAGATCGGCGCCGCGACGCGGGGCGGGGAATGGGCGGAGTCGCTGCCGCCCACGGAGTTCGTGGGCTACGACCGCCTCGCGGCGGAAGCGGAGGTCGTCGCCATCGCGGCGGACGGCGCCGGCCGGCCGGAGGCGCGGGAGGGCGAGCGCGTGCTCGTCGTGCTGTCGTCGACGCCGTTCTACGCCGAGTCGGGCGGCCAGGTGGGCGACACCGGCTGGCTCGAAGGCCCGGCGGGCCGCGCCCGTGTGGAGGACACGCGCAAGGAGGCCGGCGTCTTCCTTCACGCGGCCACGGTCACCGAAGGACGCCTGGCCGTGGGCGACGTCGTCCAGGCGCGCGTCGACGAGAACCGGCGCCGGGACATCATGCGCAACCACAGCGCCACGCACCTCCTGCACCGGGCGCTCAAGGATGTGCTCGGCGAGCACGCGAACCAGGCGGGCTCGCTCGTCGCGCCGGACCGCCTGCGCTTCGACTTCACGGCGCTGGCGGCGCCCAGCCCCGATCAACTGGCGGAGGTCGAGGCGCGCGTGAACGAGGCCGTGCTGGCGGCCCACCCGGTGCAGGTCCGGCACATGAAGCTGGACGAGGCGAAGGCGATGGGAGCCATGGCGCTCTTCGGGGAAAAGTACGGGGAGATCGTGCGCGTCGTGTCGATGGGGCCGTCCATCGAGCTCTGCGGCGGCACGCATGTGCGCAACACGGCGGAGGTCGGCCTCTTCGTGCTCACGTCCGAGGGCAGCGTGGGCAGCGGCGTGCGCCGCGTGGAGGCGGTGACGGGCCGAGGGGCATATGACTATGTCAAGCGCCGCGAGGCGCTGCTGTCCGCCGCGGCGGAGGCGGTCAAGGCGCCGGTCGAGGAGTTGCCGGCGAAGGTGGAAGACCTCATGGCGCGCCTCAAGGAGCGCGAGCGCGAACTGGCCGCCCTTCGCGCCCAGGCGGCGAGGGGCGAGGCGGACCGGCTGGCCGCGACGGCGGAGCCGGTGCACGGCGTGCCGGTCGTGTTCGCGGAAGTGCGCGATTACGACGCCGACGGCCTGCGCACCCTCGCCGACCACGTCCGCGACCGGCTGCGCTCCGGCGGGGTCGTGCTGGCCGCGCGCGTGGGCGAGCGGGCGATGTTGCTCGCCACGTTCACGCGGGATGTCGTCGAGCGCGGCGCGCACGCCGGCGAGGTGGTGGCGCGGGCCGCGCGCGCCATCGGCGGCGGAGGCGGCGGCCGTCCGGACTTCGCGCAGGCCGGCGGGCGCGACGCCACGCGGCTTGCCGACGCGCTCAAGGCGGCGCGCGAGGCTGTGAGCGCCATGCTCGGTTCCGCCTGACGTTCCGCCCGGCGTTCCGGCCGCAGGCGCCGCCGCCCCCATCACCGCGAGGAGGTCGAGCTTCTGGTCCCGTTACGCGACAGCGAGCCGTCCGGAAGGTTTCCGTGGGTGACGATCACGCTGATCCTCGTCAACCTCTACGTGTTCATGCGCCAGTGGCTGCTGCCTCCGGACGCGGCCCAGGCGCTGATCGCGCAATGGGGCGTGATCCCGGCGCGCGTGGACGCCGCCTGGCAGGGCGCCGCGCTGTCGCAGCCCCACGTCCTGGCCACGCTGGTGACGGCCACGTTCCTTCACGGCGGCTGGCTGCACGTCGCCGGGAACATGCTCTTCCTCTGGGTGTTCGGGGACAACATCGAGGCGCGGTTGGGCTCGCTGCGCTATCTCCTCTTTTACTTGGCGGCCGGGGTGGTGGGGAACGTCGCGCACGTGCTGGCCAACCCGGGTTCCCTGGTGCCGGCCATCGGCGCGAGCGGCGCCGTGGCCGGCGTGCTGGGCGCGTACCTGGTGCTGTACCCGCGGTCCCGCGTGCGAACGCTCATCTTTCTCGGCATCTTCATCACCGTGATCGAGGTTCCGGCGCTGCTCCTCCTGCTGTACTGGTTCCTCGTGCAGTTGGCCAACGGCCTCGCGGCCGTCAGCATGCCCGGAGTGGCGACGGTCGCGTACTGGGCTCACATCGGCGGCTTCGCGCTGGGGATGGTCGTGGCGCGGCTGCTGCCGCCGCGGCGCGACTGGGGGAGGGACTGACCTTGCGCGTGCTCGCGCTCGACGTCGGCGAGCGGACGCTGGGCGTGGCCGTCAGCGATCCGCTGGGCTGGACGGCCCAGGGTCTCCTCACGCTGCGGCGCACGCGGGACGAGCGCGACTGCGACGCGGTCCTGGACCTCGTCCGCCGGTACGAGGTCGAGCGGGTCGTCGTCGGCCTTCCGCGCAACATGGACGGCAGCGAAGGCGAGCGGGCCCGGCGCACGCGCCGCTTCGCCGAGCAGTTGCGACGCCGGCTGCCGGTCCCGGTGGAGGAGTGGGACGAGCGTCTCACCACGGTGCAGGCGGAGCGCGCCCTTCTGGACGCCGACCTCTCGCGGGCCAAGCGGAAGCGGGTCGTCGACGCCGTCGCGGCGACGCTCATTCTACAATCGTACCTCGAACGCCACCGGCGCGCGGGGGACGGGTGAGGCGGCGGCACGGCGCTTGTGCGGCCGCACGCCGCCGGCCGCGGTCGGCTAAAATCTTGCTTTATGGTGTCCTGCGATTCGGATACACTACGCATAGCACCGACGAGGAGGTGACTCGGCGTGGCCAACGACAGCTACGACGAGGAGTACTTGGAGGACGAGCACATCGTCCTGACGGATGACGAAGGCCAGGAACACACCTTTGAACTGCTCGATGTCATCGATGTCGACGGCAAGCGGTACGCGGTCCTGACTCCGGAAGAAGAAGAGGACGACGAAGCCGTCGTGCTGCGCATCGAGGAGGACGAGGACGGCGAAGAGGTGCTCGTCGACATCGAGGACGACGCCGAGTGGGAACGGGTCGCCGCTCGTTGGGAAGAGATCCAGTCCGAGTGGGAAGACGACGAGGAATACGGCACGTACGAGGACGAAGGGGACGACGAGGACGACGAAGAGGACTGGAACTGACCTCCGTCCCTCGCTCACCGCGACATCCATGAACCGCCCGCACGGGCGGTTCATGCTATACTTGGGGGGATTTTCCGGCTCGGAAAGCGGGGGACGGCGGTGCGGCGATGGGCCTGGGCAGGCGTTCTGGCCGCGGCCGCATTGCTCCTGGCGTCGACCGCGGCGGCTGCGCTTTCCCTGGTCGCGCCCGCCGACCCGGAGTCCCGAGACGCCGTCCTGGTCCGCATCCCGGAAGGCGCGAGCACCGGGGGCATCGGCCGGATCCTCGCGGAGCGGCACATCGTGAAGAACGCCCTGGCGTTCCGCCTCGCGGCCCGTCTCGACGGCCTGGCGGGTCGCCTGCAGGCTGGCTGGTACCGCCTCAGCCCCTCGATGACCACGCACGAGATCCTGGAGCGCCTGGCGCGCGGAGACGTGGCGACCGTCCGGTTCACCGTCCCTGAAGGGTACACCGTCGCGCAGGTGCGCTCGCTGCTCGTCCGGGAGGGGTTCGGCGACGCCAAGGCCGTCGCGGCCGCCACGACGCAGCGCAGCCGCGTCGCCGCCTGGTTGCCGGCGGGGGCGGAGGTGAAGGAGCCGCTCGAGGGCTATCTTTTCCCGGACACCTACACGGTGCCGTACGGCAGCGGGGCGGACGCGGCGGTGCGCGCGATGACGCGCCGCTTCGCCGAGGTGTGGGCGCCGGAACTCGCGGCGCGCAGCCGGGCGCTGGGGATGACGGTGCACCAGACGGTCACCCTGGCCTCCATCATCGAGCTTGAGACAAAATATCCCCAGGACCGGCCGCTCGTGTCCGCCGTCTTCCACAACCGCTTGAAGCTCGGCATGCCGCTGGGCAGCGACGTCACGGTGGCGTACGCCGTGGGCAAGCCCGCGAAGGAGCTGACGCGCGCCGACTTCGCCAATCCGTCGCCGTACAACACGTACGTGCACGCGGGCCTCCCGCCCGGCCCGATCTGCAATCCGGGGCTCGACGCCATCCGCGCCGCCCTGGAACCGGCGAACGTCCCGTACCTCTACTTCGTGGCCCTGCCGGACGGCCACCTACTCTACGCGAAGACGCATGAGGAACACCTGAAGAACGTCCGCAGAGCGAGGTCGATGGAGAGCCGATGATCGCAGCACCGGCCGGCGGGTCGGGGGCGCGCGGCTGGCGCCCGGCCGCGGTGTTCTTCGACTTGGACGGCACTCTTGTGGAGACCACCGCCGACTTCTATCGAGGCTACTTTCTTCTCCTGGCTCAGGAGTTCGGCGGCGATCGCGGCGCCGAACTCGTCGCCGCGGTGAACGCCGCCACCGAGGAGGTCCGCGCCGAAGGATTCCGGCCGGCGCCCGTCGGCGAGCGGATGCTTCGGGGCATCGCGCGCCGGCTCGGCCTGAGGTTCGAGGACGTCGCCTCCTTCTTCGAACGCTTCTACGCCACGCGGTACGACGGCCTCGCCGGCACCGTGCGCGCCATTCCCGGCGCGCGCCGCCTTGTGGAGGCGGCGCGCGGTCTGGGCGCGTTCCTCGGCCTGGCGAGCGACCCCGTCTTTCCCCGGGAGACCATCCTCAAGCGCCTGGCATGGGGCGGGCTCGACCCCGCCGCCTTCGCGCTGGTGCTAGGCGCCGAGGAGGCCCACGCCCTCAAGCCGACGCCCGACTACTTCCTGGAGCTCGCGCGGCTCGCGCGCGTCGCCCCGGAGGCGTGCGCCCTCGTGGGCAACGACCCGGATCTCGACGGCGCCGCGGCGGCGGTGGGGATGCGCGTGTTCGTCCTCGCCGGGGACGCGCATGCCGTCACGCACCGGGAGGTGCAGGGGCCGCCGAAGTTTGAGGGCGCCCGCACCGGCACCGTCGACGATGCCGTGGCGTGGCTCGCCGCGTTCCAGCGCCGCGAGTGATGGCCGCGGCGCAGGAACGCGGTCGCGCGAGAAGAAGGAATCGGGTGCCCGGCCGGCGATGACCGGCCTCGTCGACCCGCTCCTGGAGGTGCCGTCGTTGCGCTTCGATCCCCTGATGTTTCCGTACCCGTCCCGTCGTCATCCCGTCTACGCCGCCAACGGGATGGTGGCCACCTCGCAACCCCTGGCGGCGCAGGCGGGGCTCTCGGTGCTGCAGGCCGGAGGCAACGCGATCGACGCCGCCGTCGCGACCGCCGCTGCGCTGACCGTCCTCGAGCCGGCGTCGAACGGCATCGGCGGGGACGCGTTTGCCATCGTGTGGACCAACGGGCGGCTGTACGGCTTGAACGCGAGCGGGCCGGCTCCGCGCCTGCTCTCGATCGAGGCGCTCCATCGCGCGGGGCTGTCGGAACTGCCGCGCTACGGGTGGGCGCCGGTCACGGTGCCGGGGGCGCCGGCCGCCTGGGCTGCCCTGTCGGCGCGCTTCGGGCGCATCGGCCTGGAGCGCGCGCTGGCGCCGGCCGTGGCGTACGCGGAGCGGGGCTACCCCGTCTCCCCGGTGCTGGGCGCGGCGTGGCAACGCGCCTACAGCGTGTACGAAGCCCAGCCTGAACGGGAGACGTTCCGCGCCTGGTTCGAGACGTTCGCCCCGGAGGGCCGGCCGCCGCGCATCGGCGAAGTGTGGCGCTCGCCGGACCACGCGCGCACGTTGCAGCGCATCGCGGAGACGGGCGCCGAGGCGTTCTACCGCGGAGACCTGGCGGAACGGATCGACCGCGCCTCCCGGGAGCAGGGCGGGTACCTGCGGAAGGAGGACCTGGAATCGTTCCGCCCCGAGTGGGTCGACCCGGTCCACGTCCGCTACCGCGGGTACGACGTGTGGGAGCTGCCGCCGAACGGGCAGGGGCTGGTCGCCCTCATGGCGCTGAACATCCTGGACGGCTTCGAGTTCGCCGCACGCGAGACCGTCGAGACCTACCACCTGCAGATCGAAGCGGTGAAGCTCGCGTTCGCGGACGGGCTCCGCTACATCGCGGACCCCCGGTCCATGTCGGTCCGCGTGGCCGACCTGCTTTCCCCGGGATACGCCGAGGAGCGACGCCGCTCCATCGGCGCGCAGGCGCTGGAGCCGGCGCCCGGACGCCCGCCCGCCGGAGGGACGGTGTACCTCTGCACGGCCGACGCGGAGGGCAACATGGTTTCGTACATCCAGAGCAATTACATGGGGTTCGGGTCTGGCGTCGTCGTCCCCGGGACGGGCATCGCGCTGCAGAACCGGGGTCACAACTTCAGCCTGGACCCCACGCACGACAACGCCCTGGCGCCGGGCAAGCGGCCCTACCACACGATCATCCCCGGCTTTCTCACGAAGGACGGGCAGCCCGTCGGCCCGTTCGGCGTGATGGGCGGCTTCATGCAGCCGCAGGGGCACGTGCAGCTCGTGAGCAATCTCGTCGACTTCCACCTCAACCCGCAGGCCGCCCTCGACGCGCCGCGCTGGCAATGGATCGAAGGCCGCGCGGTCGAGTTCGAAGAGGGCGTGCCGCGCCACATCGTGGAAGCGCTGGCGCGGCGTGGCCACGCGGCTCGATGGGCGCTCGGCTCGGGCGGTTTCGGACGGGGTCAGGTGATCCTTCGCCTGCCGGACGGGGTGCTCGTCGGCGGCAGCGAGCCGCGTGCGGACGGGCAGGTCGCCGCCTGGTAGGCCGCCCGGCGGCCGTCGATCTCGCGTTCTTGAGCGTTTCCGTGACTTGACAGGCTGCGCGCCCGTCAGGTACAGTTCCAACCGCTGTTAGCACTCACGTCAAGCGGCTGCCAACAAGGCGCTCGCTTGGTCCGAAGGCCTTCGTTACCTTCATTTCCCTAAGACGAGACGTCTCGCGTGTCGGCCATTGCGGGGTCCATCGCGGACCGGCGCTCACTCTAGCGCGCGCGTGCATCACGATTCGCGTTCGGGAGGTGCGTGACGGTGCTGCGATTGTCCGGTCAGCGCAAGCACGTGGGTTGGCGCAAGCGGGCCGCGGCGCTGGCGGCGGCGGCGCTTGTCGCCGGCGTCCTGACCGGCTGCGGCGCGGCCGGGTCAAAGGAGGGCGCCGCGGCGCCATCGGTCGAAGGCCGCGTCGAGACGGTGACGCTCCGCGCGATCACCATCGGTGGGCCGACGGAGCGGTACCGTTTCGACAATCTTAAGGACGCGGCCGAGCGGCTGAACCAGGAACTTGAGAAGGAGGGCGACCGCGTGCGCGTCCGTCTCGAGGGACAGCACGTGGATCGCCCGTGGGACCAGTACAAGCAGCAGTTCATCCTTGCGGCCGAGGCGGGGAAGGCGCCGGACATCATCCTCAGCGGCCACGAGGACGTGGCGCCGTGGTCGGCGGCGGGGTACATCGTCCCCCTCGACCAGTATGTCCGCGGCAAGCCCGTGTACGACGACATCTTTCCGACGCTCTGGAAGTCGGTGACCCTCGACGGGAAGATCTGGGCGATTCCGCAGGACGTGGAGGCGCGGCCGCTCTTCTACTGGAAGTCGCAGCTCAAGCAACTCGGCTGGAGCGACGAGCAGATCCGCACGTTGCCGGATCGCATCCTGAAGGGCGAGTTCACGCTGGACGACGTGCTGTCGACGGCGAAGCAGCTTCAGGACAAGGGCATCGTCCCGGCCGGGCAGGGCTTCTGGACACGGCCGCAGCCCGGGCCCGACTTCTACATGTTCTACCTGGCCTTCGGGGGCCAGCTGCAGGACCCGTCGACCGGGAAGCTTGTGCTGGACAAGCAGGCGCTGTTGAAGGAGTACGAGTTCTTCGCGCGGGCCAGCCAGGAACTCGGCGTGATGCGGCCGTCGCTGCTGGGCACGGACTGGTCGATCTGGCACCGGACGGTGAGCGAAAAGAAGGTCGGCTTCTTCGTCGGCGGATCCTGGCAGGTCGCGGTGTGGAAGGACCAGTACGGGCTCTCGGACGAGGGGATGCAGGACCTGGGCTACGCCCTTCTGCCGGCCGGAGAGCGCGGCCATCCGGGCGTGACGCTGTCGCATCCGCTGGTGTACATGGTCACGGCCCAGTCCAAGCACCCGGACCTGGCCGCGCGGTTGATTCTTGAGGCGACGGCTCCTGAGCTCAACGCGCGGCACGCGGTGGCCAGCAATCACCTGGCGATCATGCGTTCGGAGCTGCAGAACGCGGACTACAAGGGTGACAAGCTGCTGAACGACGTGGCCTACATGGTCGAGCACGCCGGCTTCCTGCCGCTTCACGGCCAGTTCGGCAACTATGACCAGGCCGTGTACCGCGGGCTGTCGGCGGTGATCGCGGGGCAGCAGAAGCCCCAGCAGGCGGTCGACGTCGTGGTCCGCCAGCTGCAGTCGCAGCTCCGCGACCAGGTGATCATCCGATGAGCCCGCGCCGCAGGCGGGGCCAGGCCACTCGATCCACCCGCCCGCACGCGGGGGGCGACCGGCGCCCGGCGCGGTCCGGGCGCCTGGCGCTCCTGTTCCTTCTCCCGTTTGCGCTCGTGGTGTTCGTCTTCTTCGTCGTGCCGGTCGTCCTGACGCTGCTGATGAGCCTCACGGACGTCAGCGTGGCCACCGGTCTGGGCGGCTTCCGCTGGATCGGGCTCGACAACTACCGGCGGATCCTCGGCGATCCGTCCGCCGGCCTGGTCCTGCGCAACACGTTCTTCTACGTCGGCACGACGCTCGTGTTGTTCAACGTCGGCCTGGCCCTGGTGCTGGCCCTGGCGACGTCTCTCGTGCCGGAGCGCTGGGGCGGCCTGTTTCGCGCGGCATGGCTTCTGCCGCGCATCACGCCGTCCGTGGTGTACGTCCTCGTGTGGAAGTACATGGCTGCCGAGCCGCCGTACGGCGTGATCAACCAGGCGCTCGGCTGGCTGGGCATCGACAGCACGCAGAACTGGCTCTACGCGAAACCGTGGGCGATGGTCATCGCCATCAACGGCCTTGTGGGCGCGTCGATGGGGATGATCATCTTCTCCGCGGCCATCCGGGCCATTCCACGCGAGCAACTGGTCGCCGCGCACGTGGACGGGGCCGGCTCATGGTCCCTCATCCGGCACATCGTGCTGCCGCAGCTGAGGTGGCCGGCGCTGTTCGTGGCGGCCTACCAGACGCTGTCGCTGCTGGCCTCGTACGAGTACATCCTTCTGGCCACAAACGGCGGGCCGGGCTACGACACGACGGAGGTCTGGGCGCTGTACGCGTTCCACACGGCGCTGTCGAACTACTTCGGCAACGCGCAGTTCGGCCTCGGCGCGGCGCTGGCCACGGTGCTGGTCCTCATCGGCGTGGCCGCGTCCGTTCTCTACCTGCGGTTCTTCAACTTCCGGACGATGACGGGCGGGCCGCGCATTGAAGCGGCGTGAAGGAGGAGGTGAGCGCGGTGCTCGGTTCGGTCAGCGAGACGCGACGCCCGGCTTGGGGCGCGTGGCTCTTGCTGGCGGCGGTGACGCTGCCGCTGGCGGCGTTTTACGCGTGGCTGTTGCTGGCCTCCTGGAGCGACGGCATGGAGGGGTTCCGGCCGCTGGCGCTCACGGCGAGAAACTGGTCGTTCCTGTGGTCGGCCGACCCCATGGCGCCGAGCGTGTGGAAGTTGACGCTGAACACGTTCCTGTTCGCGGCGCTGGTGGCGTTGGGCGAGATCGGCCTCGCGAGCACGGCCGCGTACGCCCTGTCGAGGCTGCACGTGCCCGGGCGACGCCTGTGGCTGTCGATGCTCATCATCCTCCACGCGTTTCCGGGCATCACGCTGCTCGTGGCCATGTTCGTGCTGCTTCAGCGGCTCGGCCTGTACGACACGCTCTTGGGCGTGGTGCTGGCGAAGATCGCGCTCGACCTGCCGTTCCACGCCTGGGTCCTCAAGGGCTTCTACGACCAGGTCTCCTGGGATCACGAGATGGCGGGGCTGCTTGACGGCGCGAACCGCCTGACGGTATGGCGCCGCGTCGTGCTGCCGATCATCCGCCCGGGTCTGGTCGCGTCCGGGGTGTTCGCGTTCCTGTCGGGGTGGAGCGAGTTCCTCCTGCCCTACGTGCTGGCGCCCGGCGCGGAGACGCAGACGCTGTCCGTGTATCTGGGGAGCCTCCTGTCCCAGGCCGACATGGCGGACTACGGCACGGTCGCGGCCGTGGCCGTCTTCTACATGGCGCCGGTGCTCCTCGTCTACTTCTTCTTGCAGCGATTCCTGGTCGAGCTGTACTCGGGGGGTGTGAAGCGATGAGAGTGAGGCTGGACCACGTCACGAAACGGTTCGGGCACGTGACCGCCGTGTCGGACCTCTCGCTGGAGTTTCCCGAGGGGCGGCTCGTGGCGTTGCTGGGCCCCTCCGGCTGCGGCAAGTCCACGACCCTGTTCATGCTCGCGGGTGTGTTGCGCCCCAGTGAAGGGACGATCCGTTTCGACGGCGTCGACGTCACCGGCGTGCCGCCGCAGCGGCGAAACGTGGGCATGGTCTTCCAGAGCTACGCGCTGTACCCCCACATGACGGTGTTCGAGAACATCGCCTTCCCGCTGCGCATGCAGAGGCTGCCCTCCGGCGAGATCCGCCGGCGCGTCCAGGAGATGGCGGAACTCGTTCAGGTCGAGCAGCTTCTCAACCGCCGGCCGGAGCAACTTTCGGGCGGGCAGCAACAGCGCGTGGCGCTGGCGCGCGCGTTGGTGAAGCGGCCCTCGCTTCTCCTCCTTGACGAGCCGTTCTCCAACCTCGATGCGCAGCTTCGCCTGACCATGCGCGCCGAGATCCGGCGCGTCCAGCGTGAGCTGGGCGTGACGGCCGTGCTCGTGACGCACGACCAAACCGAGGCGCTGACGGTTTCCGACTGGGTCGTCCTCATGCGCGCTGGGCGGTGCGTCGCCCAGGGCGCGCCGTACGACCTGTACCACTTGCCACCGAACCGCGAGGCGGCCGCGTTCATCGGCCAGCCGCCCATGAACTGGTTCCGGGGCCGGATGACCGGTTCCCGCCTGCATGTGGACGGCCTGCCGGTCGCCCTGCCGCTGCCGCTCGAGGGACGCGCCGAGGAGGTAGAGATCGGCGTGCGGCCGCACCACGTGCAGCTCGTGGCGCCTGGCAGGGGGCAGGTGGACGGCGCCGTGGCGGCCGTCGAGCTTTTGGGGCACGAGAAGCTGGTGATCGTCGAAACGTCGTCCGGGACGGGCCCGGGCGTGCGGGTGTGCGCGCTCGTCCCGGCGGATGCAGCCGTCGTCGAGGGCGAAAACGTTGGGATTCGCCTGCCGGTTTCGCGGCTCCACCTGTTCCGCGCCGGCGACGGCCGGCGGATCGCGTTGCCGGGTGCGGCCGCGCGGCGCGCTGCCGCGGCCGGAGTTGCGGAAGCGCGAGACGAGGAAGCCGCCGCCGAGGAGAGCGCCGTTTGACGCGGCTGGGGAAGGGCCCGAGCCGCTCGGAGGCAGGGCGACACCGTCACCCGCCGGGCGGCTCGATGCCCACCGGCGGTCGGCGCTGGGGTCGCGGCGACACGACATGACAAGTTATCGTGATATCAAATGTTCTATTGTGTAGGGGATCATGTCGATTCGTGGCGCAATGGATTTGCAATAGGATTCTAAAGAATGCGTTCATGTGCGATCGTGCGCCTGCCACGTTCCCAGCGATCGGGGCGCGACGCTCTCAGACCACCGGATTTCGCGCTTGACCCGCCCTGCGGTCTTCCCGAAACCTATTGGGTAAAGATGCCAGAAGGAGGGGCAGGGCCATGGCGCTGGAAAGAGACGTGGAGCCTTCCGAGGCCGAGATCGCCGTCCACTGGAAAGAAGAAGAGTACTATCACCCGCCGGCCTCGTTCATCGCCCAGGCGAACCTCAACGACCCGTCGATGTACCAGCGGTTCAGCCTGGACAACTTTCCGGAGTGCTTCAAGGAATACGCCGACCTTCTGGACTGGTACAAGTACTGGCACACCACGTTGGACACGAGCAACCCGCCGTTCTGGCGCTGGTTCGTCGGCGGACAGCTGAACGCCAGCTACAATTGCGTCGACCGTCACCTCGCGAAATACCGCAACAAGACAGCCATCCACTTCGTCCCCGAACCGGAAGACGAGCCGATCCACCACATGACGTACCAGGAACTGTACCTGCGGGTGAACGAGTTCGCCGCGCTGCTTCGGGACTTCGCCGGGTTGAAGAAGGGTGACCGCGTCACCATCCACATGCCGATGGTCGCCGAGCTGCCGATCTCCATGCTCGCCTGCGCGCGCCTCGGCGTGATCCACTCGGTCGTCTTCGGGGGATTCAGCGGCAAGGCGTGCGCGGAACGGGCCGCGGACTGCGGCAGCACGGTGCTGATCACGATGGACGCCTACTGGCGCAGCGGCACGCTGCTCGACCACAAGGAGAAGGCCGACGTCGCCGTGGAGGAGGCGGCGAAGCTCGGTCTCCGCATCGACAAGGTCCTCATCTGGCAGCGGTATCCGGGGAAGTACTCCAGCCGTACGCCGCTCGTGGAGGGCCGCGACTTCATCATCAACGACGTCATCCGCGCCTACCGGCACCAGATCGTCGAACCGGTGCGCGTCAACGCCGAAGATCCGCTCTTCCTCATGTACACCAGCGGCTCCACCGGCAAGCCCAAGGGGGTCCAGCACAGCACCGGCGGGTACCTGTCCTACGTGGCCGGGACGGCCAAGTACTACCAGGACATTCACCCGGAGGACGTCTACTGGTGCATGGCCGACATCGGCTGGATCACCGGCCACTCGTACATCGTGTACGGCCCGCTGGCGCTGGCCGCCTCCACCGTGGTGTACGAGGGCACGCCCACCCATCCGGACGCCGGCCGCCCGTGGCGAATCGCAGAGGAATTGGGGGTGAACATCTTCCACACGTCGCCGACCGCCATCCGCGGCTTGCGCAAGGCCGGCCCGGACGAGCCGAAGAAGTACAACTACCACTTCAAGCACATGACGACGGTCGGCGAGCCGATCGAACCGGACGT
The nucleotide sequence above comes from Clostridia bacterium. Encoded proteins:
- the alaS gene encoding alanine--tRNA ligase, with product MSTTVTRPRTSAEIRRAFLEFFEQRGHARVPSSSLVPADDPTLLFTNAGMVQFKDVFTGQRQVPYRRATTAQKCVRAGGKHNDLENVGKTARHHTFFEMLGNFSFGDYFKREAITFAWELVTEVFGLPMERLWATVYREDDEAAQLWQEIAGLPADRIVRLGEKDNFWAMGDTGPCGPCSEILIDRGARYACDAPECGIGKCDCDRWLEIWNLVFMQFERGADGTLTPLPKPSVDTGMGLERIASVLQDVDTNWDTDLFLPLLRRVEQLSGRAYDRGPAGFPFRVIADHARACTFLIADGVVPSNEGRGHVLRRILRRAVRFGRKLGLDRPFLCDMVPAVVDVMGEAYPEIAGAQEFVQSVIRQEEERFGQTLEQGMQLLDELVEEAKRSGRGQISGEDAFRLYDTYGFPLDLTVDAAEEAGLTVDRDGFEAVMQEQRRRARADWQAKIGAATRGGEWAESLPPTEFVGYDRLAAEAEVVAIAADGAGRPEAREGERVLVVLSSTPFYAESGGQVGDTGWLEGPAGRARVEDTRKEAGVFLHAATVTEGRLAVGDVVQARVDENRRRDIMRNHSATHLLHRALKDVLGEHANQAGSLVAPDRLRFDFTALAAPSPDQLAEVEARVNEAVLAAHPVQVRHMKLDEAKAMGAMALFGEKYGEIVRVVSMGPSIELCGGTHVRNTAEVGLFVLTSEGSVGSGVRRVEAVTGRGAYDYVKRREALLSAAAEAVKAPVEELPAKVEDLMARLKERERELAALRAQAARGEADRLAATAEPVHGVPVVFAEVRDYDADGLRTLADHVRDRLRSGGVVLAARVGERAMLLATFTRDVVERGAHAGEVVARAARAIGGGGGGRPDFAQAGGRDATRLADALKAAREAVSAMLGSA
- a CDS encoding rhomboid family intramembrane serine protease: MVPLRDSEPSGRFPWVTITLILVNLYVFMRQWLLPPDAAQALIAQWGVIPARVDAAWQGAALSQPHVLATLVTATFLHGGWLHVAGNMLFLWVFGDNIEARLGSLRYLLFYLAAGVVGNVAHVLANPGSLVPAIGASGAVAGVLGAYLVLYPRSRVRTLIFLGIFITVIEVPALLLLLYWFLVQLANGLAAVSMPGVATVAYWAHIGGFALGMVVARLLPPRRDWGRD
- the ruvX gene encoding Holliday junction resolvase RuvX, with protein sequence MRVLALDVGERTLGVAVSDPLGWTAQGLLTLRRTRDERDCDAVLDLVRRYEVERVVVGLPRNMDGSEGERARRTRRFAEQLRRRLPVPVEEWDERLTTVQAERALLDADLSRAKRKRVVDAVAATLILQSYLERHRRAGDG
- a CDS encoding DUF1292 domain-containing protein, whose product is MANDSYDEEYLEDEHIVLTDDEGQEHTFELLDVIDVDGKRYAVLTPEEEEDDEAVVLRIEEDEDGEEVLVDIEDDAEWERVAARWEEIQSEWEDDEEYGTYEDEGDDEDDEEDWN
- the mltG gene encoding endolytic transglycosylase MltG; the encoded protein is MRRWAWAGVLAAAALLLASTAAAALSLVAPADPESRDAVLVRIPEGASTGGIGRILAERHIVKNALAFRLAARLDGLAGRLQAGWYRLSPSMTTHEILERLARGDVATVRFTVPEGYTVAQVRSLLVREGFGDAKAVAAATTQRSRVAAWLPAGAEVKEPLEGYLFPDTYTVPYGSGADAAVRAMTRRFAEVWAPELAARSRALGMTVHQTVTLASIIELETKYPQDRPLVSAVFHNRLKLGMPLGSDVTVAYAVGKPAKELTRADFANPSPYNTYVHAGLPPGPICNPGLDAIRAALEPANVPYLYFVALPDGHLLYAKTHEEHLKNVRRARSMESR
- a CDS encoding HAD family hydrolase, which codes for MIAAPAGGSGARGWRPAAVFFDLDGTLVETTADFYRGYFLLLAQEFGGDRGAELVAAVNAATEEVRAEGFRPAPVGERMLRGIARRLGLRFEDVASFFERFYATRYDGLAGTVRAIPGARRLVEAARGLGAFLGLASDPVFPRETILKRLAWGGLDPAAFALVLGAEEAHALKPTPDYFLELARLARVAPEACALVGNDPDLDGAAAAVGMRVFVLAGDAHAVTHREVQGPPKFEGARTGTVDDAVAWLAAFQRRE
- a CDS encoding gamma-glutamyltransferase family protein; amino-acid sequence: MFPYPSRRHPVYAANGMVATSQPLAAQAGLSVLQAGGNAIDAAVATAAALTVLEPASNGIGGDAFAIVWTNGRLYGLNASGPAPRLLSIEALHRAGLSELPRYGWAPVTVPGAPAAWAALSARFGRIGLERALAPAVAYAERGYPVSPVLGAAWQRAYSVYEAQPERETFRAWFETFAPEGRPPRIGEVWRSPDHARTLQRIAETGAEAFYRGDLAERIDRASREQGGYLRKEDLESFRPEWVDPVHVRYRGYDVWELPPNGQGLVALMALNILDGFEFAARETVETYHLQIEAVKLAFADGLRYIADPRSMSVRVADLLSPGYAEERRRSIGAQALEPAPGRPPAGGTVYLCTADAEGNMVSYIQSNYMGFGSGVVVPGTGIALQNRGHNFSLDPTHDNALAPGKRPYHTIIPGFLTKDGQPVGPFGVMGGFMQPQGHVQLVSNLVDFHLNPQAALDAPRWQWIEGRAVEFEEGVPRHIVEALARRGHAARWALGSGGFGRGQVILRLPDGVLVGGSEPRADGQVAAW